From the Helianthus annuus cultivar XRQ/B chromosome 17, HanXRQr2.0-SUNRISE, whole genome shotgun sequence genome, the window acaacggtaattactattaccacttattcgccaaaacgtaacttaagctttatacggaaatattcataaacgcatatgttgtcaacgtattattttggaaagtactatgtaaagagaaaatatattatttttaagaaaaataaatatattttgagaaCGAGTAATAAAATATagtaagtgagacttaatattataaacgcacatgtattaattcccccatccttgggaaggagattttctaccaagtatatacacggaacggttgtctaaccgtttcccgaaaaattaaactacaaagctaaagcacggccatccgtctaatagaattagcacatgtaggtcgttgcgcagcagttggatatttggattacttggtattgtgacgcactcactgtgagttcatgtcccccttttctcttaactgttttcagttttataaactgcgggggtgaaatacatgttacaatgattatgaatatgtttatacatggtatggttagcgtaaggaggtttgttactcagatcatgtgagtgggtaggcacaacttgaggccattaatcctcgtagtaggaccgagggacaggagcggtagatctatttgggtgtagcgagcccagccccaggtccagcataacggacctcggggtgacttagtgcccgacgcataaatccgctaggtttgagtcatccctacttgcacttcacacatatcaatggccttgcaaaccattggtgatctctttttccttatttgctacataccaggtttttgataaagataaaggtttgtttacgcactttcgcatgaactcgctcaacattattgttgatttttcaacttacatgtatttcagggaattaacgatctggcgcggtatggcttgttttccgctgcattaggcccgaggtcatccagggttcgaggcttgtgactctttcctggacaagtcacagtccttgaatcatgtttattttaagtttgcatttgtaatgtttagacaagttgtggttgttgggtgttaacccgttaagacaatgtttaatatttttattatcaatggatgatcttgcatattttaattcatatagcttgttatgattaagctatggtattaagaagtcacaccaaattaaccacgcttccgcaaagccagggtgtgacagaagcgTCTTTTTTACAACAGAAATCGAAGGTCGACTGGCTGTCGTTGGGAAACTCTAACACAAGATACTTTCATAATGTTGTTAAAGCTAAGAATCATCGAAGTCGGATTTTCACAATACGCAATGCTGCGGGGCAATTATTTGAAGGTAGTGATGTGCCAAAAGCTTTGGTAGATCATTATATGGAGTTTTTTTGGCACTACAGCCGATACAATGATTCAACCGTCTCCAGATTTATTTATTCAGAAGCTTTCGGTGGATAAGGCTGACTTTATGGTTCGTAATGTGACAGATGAGGAAATTAAGAATGTGATGTTTTCTATTGCGGGAAACAAAGCGCCAGGCCCGGATGGTTATACGTCTATCTTTTTCAAAAAGTCTTGGCATATTGTTGGTGAGGAAGTGTGCAAAGCGATTAGGGAATTTTTTAACAACGGTAGGCTTCTTCAGCAGCTAAACCATACCGTGATATCATTAATTCCGAAGGTACCGACTCCGGCTCTCATTACTAATTTTAGACCTATTTCGTGTTGTAATACTCTTTACAAGTGCATCAGTAAGATCATCTCTAACCGAATTAAGGAAGGATTGGGGGATATTGTGAGTATAAACCAATCAGCCTTTGTGCCGAGCAGAAGAATTTCTGATAATATCCTGTTGACCCAGGAGCTTATGCATAATTATCATCGCAATATAGGTCCTCCTAGATGTGCGTTTAAGGTGGATATCCAAAAGGCTTACGATACGGTTGAATGGAAATTTCTAGAAGAAGCGTTAGTGGGGTTTGGGTTTCATTCGAAAATGGTGAAATGGGTTATGGCTTGTGTCTCTTCCACATCGTTTTCTATAGCGATTAATGGAAATATGCACGGGTACTTTAAAGGAAGACGCGGTCTGCGTCAGGGTGATCCTATGTCCCCTTATCTTTTTACATTGGTGATGGAGGTATTGACCTTGGTTCTTCAGAAGCAGGTTATGGAATCAATGGATTTTAGGTATCATGCTAAATGTGAAAAGCAAAGAATTATTAATCTCTGTTTCGCGGATGACCTATTTTTGTTTGCTCGAGGGGACCCGAAATCGGCTAGGGTGATTATGGATTCGCTGGATAAATTCAAGAACATGTCTGGTCTTGTCCCTAGTTTGCTAAAGAGTACGATTTTTTTCGGTAACGTGGCGGATTCTGTGAAAGCTCGTATTTTAGCTATTATGCCATTTGAGGAAGGGGTTCTTCCAATGAAGTATCTTGGTGTTTCGCTTATATCGTCTCGTCTCTATTACAAAGATTGTAAAGTTTTGGTGGATAGAATGGAAGCTAGAATTACTGATTGGAAAAATAAAAGTTTATCTTTTGCGGGCAGGTTACAGCTTATTCGATCGGTTCTATCTTCGTTGCATGTTTATTGGGCTTCAATCTTTATTCTCCCTAAACGTATCACCAATGATCTGGAGGAACGCATGCGGAGGTTTCTTTGGGCTCAAGGTAATGGCATTAAAGGTAAAGCTAAGGTTAACTGGAAAATGGTTTGCTTGCCAAAATCTGAAGGGGGGTTGGGCATCCGTAGGATCGGGGATATGAATAAAGCTCTAATGGTGGCGCACATTTGGAGTTTGCTTTTGAACCGGGAATTGTTATGGGTCAAGTGGATTCATGCATACCGTATTCGCGATAGAAACTTTTGGGATGTTCCAGTAAAAAACAACATAACCTGGAGCTGGCGTAAGATGTTAGGGCTTCGACAAAGTATCCGAAATAATTTATGGGTGAACATTGGAGATGGGGTGAACACAAGTGTTTGGTTTGATAAATGGGAGGCTATGTGTCCGCTTGGTAATTTTATTTCTCCTAGAACCATTGCTAATGCGGGTTTTGATATGAACTCGTGTGTAGCTGATGTATGCATTAATGGTGAATGGGTGTGGCCGGAGGCTTGGTTTACTCGGTTTCCGGGTTTGATCGATTTGCAGGTTCCGGAATTAAACGCGAATGATCATGATAGGTTGGTTTGGTGTACAAATGGCGGTCGGAAAACTGAGTTTACTACGTCAATAGCGTGGGAGGATTTGAGGCATTCGAATAATGAGGTTCAATGGGCGAGTATAGTCTGGTTTCCTCAAGCTATACCTCGCCACTCTTTTCTCTTATGGCTGCTTGTTTTACGAAAATTGAAAACCCATGATGTCATGAGTCGATGGAACCCGGGTAATATGAATCTTAACCTGTTATGTTGCTCGTTGTGTTCAAGGGGTCCTGACTCGCATGAGCACTTGTTTTTTGAGTGTGATGAAGCCAAGAACATTTGGTATGGTGTTCGGGGAAGAGCTGGCATGGGCGCTATTCAGAATTCGTGGAATGATATCTTTGAGTATCTGTTGAGTATAGCTAACTCAAAAAAGGCTGCAAATGTCATTGCGAAGCTGGTTGTTGGTGCAACAGTCTATTTTGTTTGGGAGGAACGGAATAGAAGACCTTTCACACCGAAAAGGAGAACAAAAGAACAGCTTATAGAGGTCGTCTTGTCTACGGTCCGAATGAAGTTACACACTATGAGGTTTCGGTATTCTGTCCACACGGAGCGTGTTTTGCAGGAGTGGAGCTTACCCCGAGGGTTGCTAGTTGCGGATGACGATTGTGGCTGATTAGTTGTTTGTGTTATATTGTATTAGAGTTGAAAGGCTCGAGTAGTACTGATAGTGCGATTTGTTTGTTAGTGTCGCGTGACTTCTCTTGTATGGCATGTCATACTTGAGCACTGTGGGTGTTTTTTGCCTTCACTGGTTTTATTTGGTTTTGGTGGTAATAAAATttaaccggggtaaccctttacccaaaaaaaaaaaaaaaaacattacatgaCCCATTTAACACCCCTAGATGACCCGTTACGCTGTATGCAATTGTTACAAGCTGCAGAGAGTGTGCACAATGCCAGCAAAACATTCGTAATGGAAGAGACTACCGGATGTGCTCGAGTCAAAGTTCCATTCGGAGATGATGACACTAGCATAGAGGTATCTAAAGTATAATGTTTATTTAGAGGTTAAATAATAAGGTTTTATCACAGCAACAAAATGCACCAAAACTACGGAGATTAGGATTTTGTTAGTGTtgaatgttagtgttttaagtcttaatcaattcctacttgctacaattatagtgttttgcaagttgcaaaagttGAATTGTTAGTGTTACATTGCTATATATGTAAATtcagcatgatattaaaattacagatatcccaccgcgataaccgatacctcaaatatcggtccttaaCCGATATCCGATTTTTTGCCGCATTAACTGCTTAGAACCCGAGTTGACCCATTCATAAATAAATGGGATgaaattgaagttttgttttttaCCATTTCCTTTTTTTGGCATTTTTGCTTATTTTCAGGCAATGGAATATGAGCTGAAGAAACTTGCAGATACCATCACTTCGATTCATGACGAAATGATATATCTCAGAGATAGGTTAGTGAATAATCTACCAAAATATTCATACTTTATCTCTTGTAGGGGGCAAATTTGGTATTTCAGAAGTCGATAATGTTGGTTCAAATATGGAGTTTAGCCTTTTAGAATGTCAAAAACTAAATTAAACACTTTGAAAGAATATATACAGTAATACATAATGCTTGACATACTACTTTATTCGAACTgaagtttctttttcttttttatttttttctttttttgagtaaaatgccattttcatgtCCATGAGGTTTGACCAGTTTTCTGTAAAACCCTAACGAAGCTTTGATCTTCGAAATTTGCGATTATTGTTCGGTCAACCAATCGAAATAGTTTCAGATTTCGCCAAAGGTTAGTCAATTCTCTCTTTAGTTTTGGTTTTATGGACGATTCATGTGGTTTTTGTGAAGAATTAGATGTTAGTTTTGgttaatttttgttgttttcgtcATCTTCGTTCATGATTAGGTTAAGTTAAGGGTGCTCTACAGATGATTAGTTTGATCTGAACATCTGACCTGCGATTTTTGCTTATTTGGTGGGTTTTTTTTAGTGTTTTGCGTTGT encodes:
- the LOC110924758 gene encoding uncharacterized protein LOC110924758; protein product: METHVDVSNVSDVCRKVCSDWQWHSNANSCVGGTRIMVGWDGHKVDVMILAQTNQVIHTQIIFKLDKKSFFCSFVYAENHYRERRMLWDDLCGHHSFMRSKPWVLMGDFNATLAFDDTYTGSSMTNIGTREFKDCVNEIDVFDINSSGFHYTWTNKQRNGNTIFRKLDRVLGNVQFTDVFPNSGARFLPYRISDHTPCILTLPNVQRDKAKPFKFVNLIADKRGFLEEVKQVWETECSGHTMYKVASKLKLLKSPLRKLLYSQGNLHEKVVMMRKRLEECQLELVTSPADTMIQPSPDLFIQKLSVDKADFMVRNVTDEEIKNVMFSIAGNKAPGPDGYTSIFFKKSWHIVGEEVCKAIREFFNNGRLLQQLNHTVISLIPKVPTPALITNFRPISCCNTLYKCISKIISNRIKEGLGDIVSINQSAFVPSRRISDNILLTQELMHNYHRNIGPPRCAFKVDIQKAYDTVEWKFLEEALVGFGFHSKMVKWVMACVSSTSFSIAINGNMHGYFKGRRGLRQGDPMSPYLFTLVMEVLTLVLQKQVMESMDFRYHAKCEKQRIINLCFADDLFLFARGDPKSARVIMDSLDKFKNMSGLVPSLLKSTIFFGNVADSVKARILAIMPFEEGVLPMKYLGVSLISSRLYYKDCKVLVDRMEARITDWKNKSLSFAGRLQLIRSVLSSLHVYWASIFILPKRITNDLEERMRRFLWAQGNGIKGKAKVNWKMVCLPKSEGGLGIRRIGDMNKALMVAHIWSLLLNRELLWVKWIHAYRIRDRNFWDVPVKNNITWSWRKMLGLRQSIRNNLWVNIGDGVNTSVWFDKWEAMCPLGNFISPRTIANAGFDMNSCVADVCINGEWVWPEAWFTRFPGLIDLQVPELNANDHDRLVWCTNGGRKTEFTTSIAWEDLRHSNNEVQWASIVWFPQAIPRHSFLLWLLVLRKLKTHDVMSRWNPGNMNLNLLCCSLCSRGPDSHEHLFFECDEAKNIWYGVRGRAGMGAIQNSWNDIFEYLLSIANSKKAANVIAKLVVGATVYFVWEERNRRPFTPKRRTKEQLIEVVLSTVRMKLHTMRFRYSVHTERVLQEWSLPRGLLVADDDCG